In Thioclava sp. GXIMD2076, one DNA window encodes the following:
- a CDS encoding nitrite/sulfite reductase, producing MYTYSDFDEAFVRERCKQFRAQVARRIDGSLTEDEFKPLRLMNGVYLQLHAYMLRIAIPYGTLRSDQMRQLGMIADKFDKGYGHFTTRQNIQFNWPTLKDIPDILDALADVQMHAIQTSGNTIRNTTVDHFAGAATDEIADPRPTAELIRQWSTDHPEFQFMPRKFKIAVGASTHDRAALKVHDLAVELVDKDGQQGYRILVGGGLGRTPMIGQVITDFIPKADLLPYLEAVVSTWNIIGRRDNKYKARIKITVFENGIEKMRELVNEEFAKTRAKFSGYDQEVLADLERQFAPPAFKNADPSSLETAVAVDPLLARWVARNTNPHKVENHLSVVISLKEHGKTPGDATGDQMRLMADLADQYGYGELRISHEQNVILPHVAKADIPALFTELAKAGLATANAGLTSDIIACPGMDYCALATARSIPVAEQIALRVKELDLEDEIGLMKIKISGCINACGHHHVGHIGILGLDRAGVENYQITLGGDATETAAIGERTGPGFAYDEVVPAVERLLKTYLEKRNSAEETFLDAYRRLGADPFKEALYGDAKKNAA from the coding sequence ATGTATACCTATTCCGATTTCGACGAAGCTTTCGTCCGCGAGCGCTGCAAACAGTTCCGTGCGCAGGTCGCCCGCCGCATCGACGGCTCGCTGACCGAGGACGAGTTCAAGCCGCTGCGCCTGATGAATGGCGTCTATCTGCAGCTGCATGCCTATATGCTGCGCATCGCCATCCCCTATGGCACGCTGCGCTCGGACCAGATGCGCCAGCTGGGCATGATCGCCGACAAGTTCGACAAGGGCTATGGTCACTTCACCACCCGCCAGAACATCCAGTTCAACTGGCCCACGCTGAAGGATATCCCCGATATCCTCGACGCGCTGGCCGATGTGCAGATGCATGCGATCCAGACGAGCGGAAACACGATCCGCAACACGACCGTGGACCATTTCGCCGGTGCCGCCACCGACGAGATCGCCGATCCGCGCCCGACGGCCGAGCTGATCCGCCAGTGGTCCACCGACCACCCCGAATTCCAGTTCATGCCGCGCAAGTTCAAGATCGCGGTCGGGGCCTCCACCCATGATCGCGCGGCGCTCAAGGTCCATGACCTCGCCGTGGAGCTGGTCGACAAGGATGGCCAACAGGGCTACCGCATCCTCGTGGGCGGGGGCTTGGGCCGCACGCCGATGATCGGTCAGGTCATCACCGATTTCATCCCGAAAGCGGATCTGCTGCCCTATCTCGAGGCGGTGGTCTCCACCTGGAACATCATCGGTCGCCGCGACAACAAATATAAGGCCCGCATCAAGATCACCGTCTTCGAGAACGGGATCGAGAAGATGCGCGAGCTGGTCAACGAGGAATTCGCCAAGACCCGCGCGAAATTCTCGGGCTATGACCAGGAGGTTTTGGCTGATCTCGAGCGCCAGTTCGCGCCGCCGGCCTTCAAGAATGCCGACCCTTCCTCACTGGAGACGGCCGTTGCGGTCGACCCGCTGCTCGCGCGCTGGGTTGCCCGCAACACAAATCCCCATAAGGTCGAGAACCATCTGTCGGTGGTGATCTCGCTCAAGGAGCATGGCAAGACGCCAGGCGATGCGACGGGCGACCAGATGCGCCTGATGGCCGATCTGGCCGATCAGTATGGCTATGGCGAGCTGCGTATCAGCCACGAGCAGAACGTGATCCTGCCGCATGTCGCCAAGGCCGATATCCCCGCGCTCTTCACCGAACTCGCCAAGGCGGGTCTGGCGACGGCGAATGCGGGCCTGACCTCGGATATCATCGCCTGCCCCGGCATGGATTACTGCGCGCTGGCCACCGCCCGCTCGATCCCCGTGGCCGAGCAGATCGCACTGCGCGTCAAGGAGCTGGATCTGGAGGACGAGATCGGTCTGATGAAGATCAAGATCTCGGGCTGCATCAATGCCTGCGGGCATCACCATGTGGGTCATATCGGCATCCTCGGTCTGGACCGTGCGGGTGTCGAGAACTACCAGATCACGCTGGGCGGCGATGCGACCGAGACGGCCGCCATCGGCGAACGCACCGGCCCCGGTTTCGCCTATGACGAGGTGGTTCCTGCGGTCGAGCGTCTGCTGAAGACCTATCTGGAGAAACGCAACTCCGCCGAGGAAACCTTCCTCGACGCCTATC
- a CDS encoding DUF2849 domain-containing protein produces the protein MARKFTPKVLTANDLMEGDVIYLAADGSWVRDHAQAEFLEDETIAEMRMLVAQGQPEIAVGPYLADAKMGENGPEPIHFREAFRTRGPSNYFHGKQAETASQ, from the coding sequence ATGGCACGCAAATTCACGCCCAAAGTCCTGACCGCCAATGACCTGATGGAAGGCGATGTGATCTATCTCGCCGCCGACGGCTCGTGGGTGCGCGACCACGCGCAGGCCGAGTTCCTCGAGGACGAGACCATTGCCGAGATGCGCATGCTGGTGGCACAGGGCCAGCCCGAGATCGCCGTAGGCCCCTATCTGGCCGATGCGAAAATGGGCGAGAACGGCCCCGAACCCATCCATTTCCGCGAGGCTTTCCGGACCCGCGGCCCGTCGAACTACTTCCACGGCAAGCAAGCCGAAACGGCAAGCCAGTAA
- the cobA gene encoding uroporphyrinogen-III C-methyltransferase: MSQSQIAKDTSLVTFAGAGPGSADHVTLAVARALESADIVLHDALVGPEVLDLIGAQATRIRTGKQGFGPSMAQDEISALIVGFALQGRRVLRLKSGDASVFGRLNEEIAALEAHGIGFRVLPGVTSASAASAAIGQSLTERGRNSELRILTGHDTDGYTDSDWARLAAPGTVAAFYMGKKASRFIQGRLMMHGAAPSTPVTLVENVSQPDQRIWAANLATLPDQASLCQGPTVILFGLAPRAAVATLSLTDLHQPDHTALEVHAREEAF; the protein is encoded by the coding sequence ATGTCTCAGAGCCAGATCGCCAAAGATACATCCCTCGTCACCTTCGCCGGTGCGGGTCCCGGCTCTGCCGATCATGTCACTCTGGCGGTGGCGCGGGCTCTGGAAAGCGCCGATATCGTGCTACATGATGCGCTGGTAGGCCCCGAAGTGCTGGACCTGATCGGCGCGCAGGCCACCCGCATCCGGACTGGCAAGCAGGGGTTCGGACCCAGCATGGCGCAGGACGAGATTTCCGCGCTGATCGTGGGCTTCGCGCTACAGGGACGCCGTGTGCTGCGCCTGAAATCGGGGGATGCTTCGGTCTTCGGGCGCCTGAACGAGGAAATCGCGGCCCTTGAGGCGCATGGCATAGGCTTCCGCGTCCTGCCCGGTGTCACCTCGGCCTCGGCTGCCAGCGCGGCCATCGGCCAGAGCCTGACCGAACGCGGCCGCAATAGCGAGCTGCGTATCCTGACAGGCCATGACACCGACGGCTATACCGACTCCGATTGGGCCAGGCTTGCCGCGCCGGGCACCGTGGCCGCCTTCTACATGGGCAAAAAAGCCTCGCGCTTCATCCAGGGCCGCCTGATGATGCATGGGGCTGCCCCGAGCACGCCGGTCACCCTTGTCGAGAACGTGAGCCAGCCCGACCAGCGGATCTGGGCGGCAAACCTTGCCACCCTGCCCGATCAGGCTAGCCTATGTCAGGGGCCGACAGTCATTCTTTTCGGTCTCGCGCCGCGCGCGGCGGTGGCCACCCTTTCCCTTACCGATCTTCACCAGCCGGATCACACCGCCCTGGAAGTCCACGCCCGTGAGGAGGCATTCTGA